A stretch of the Bacillus anthracis str. Vollum genome encodes the following:
- a CDS encoding nucleotidyltransferase family protein, producing MKIQTEQDIVRLIENDEWMMNVLQIAKSLELPDWWICAGFIRSKIWDTLHNYEAKTTMPDVDVIYYDSLHKDEIYEQSLETKLMNMDAAIPWSVKNQARMHVVNNMPPYSSSVDAISKFPETATSLGVTLDEKNNVILTAPCRIEDVLSLQVRPTAHFLESKERLHMYNNRVIKKNWQSKWPSITITYPEI from the coding sequence ATGAAAATACAAACAGAGCAAGATATAGTTCGCTTAATAGAAAACGACGAATGGATGATGAATGTATTACAAATAGCAAAATCACTAGAATTACCTGATTGGTGGATTTGTGCCGGATTTATTCGTTCTAAAATTTGGGATACTTTACATAACTATGAAGCTAAAACGACTATGCCTGATGTTGATGTGATTTATTATGATAGTCTACATAAAGATGAGATATACGAACAATCATTAGAAACGAAATTAATGAATATGGATGCTGCTATCCCTTGGTCTGTAAAGAATCAAGCCCGTATGCATGTAGTAAATAATATGCCACCGTATTCTTCTTCTGTTGATGCTATTTCTAAATTCCCTGAAACAGCAACGTCTTTAGGAGTTACATTAGACGAAAAAAACAATGTTATATTAACAGCTCCGTGCAGGATAGAAGATGTACTTTCCTTACAAGTGAGACCAACAGCTCATTTTCTTGAATCGAAAGAACGATTACATATGTACAATAATAGAGTTATTAAAAAGAATTGGCAAAGTAAGTGGCCTAGCATTACAATCACATATCCAGAAATTTAG
- a CDS encoding CdiA family toxin C-terminal domain-containing protein yields MEYKWIPGEGKGFAMAGVGNVSGGGQYSLKEAYQYMESKVVKGTVGANNFKFGDNAKNHLKNVENISTKKGVSGGHNMDEFYNALKNQDVDVEDLIISKKSHSSIEGIYEIEYKIPRKDMAGNIAEPVSYKNIKEPKTIYDPAMISDDKIYQWGKEAMQKGTINGRLVEGTASNGLKFRGYLNDTGEITNFFQILD; encoded by the coding sequence ATGGAGTATAAATGGATCCCAGGTGAGGGAAAAGGCTTCGCCATGGCTGGAGTAGGAAATGTCTCAGGAGGAGGACAGTATTCTCTGAAAGAGGCTTATCAGTATATGGAGAGTAAGGTTGTTAAGGGTACGGTTGGAGCTAATAACTTTAAATTTGGAGATAATGCTAAAAATCATTTAAAAAATGTTGAGAATATAAGCACTAAAAAAGGGGTTAGTGGTGGACATAACATGGATGAATTTTACAATGCTTTAAAAAATCAGGATGTTGATGTAGAAGACTTAATTATATCTAAAAAATCACATTCTTCAATTGAAGGGATTTATGAGATAGAATACAAAATACCTAGAAAAGATATGGCTGGAAATATTGCAGAACCTGTTTCGTATAAAAATATTAAGGAGCCTAAAACAATATACGATCCAGCAATGATTAGTGATGATAAGATATATCAGTGGGGAAAAGAAGCAATGCAAAAGGGAACAATAAATGGTAGGCTTGTTGAAGGTACTGCTTCAAATGGATTGAAGTTCAGAGGTTATTTAAATGATACTGGGGAGATAACTAACTTTTTCCAAATTCTAGATTGA
- a CDS encoding PepSY domain-containing protein yields the protein MKKKWKIALLVCFTVVSVAFVSQRIVSKQGETILSEKQIQSIVSEQYPGKIKSMKLINKEEQDFYKVNLLNEQGSYEIIVDAKNGEVKRAKEKSLKSNTITKEKAEEMALQKVQGEIKYTILEKRNEIEVFVITVETNDKQSKVVEIEKTTGQIQLLEKPMTKVTEEQAKDIAVQQVPGNEKGIRLEQKNEKNIYVIEIEKNANENVIVEIEETTGAFIGTSQIQKVITEEQAKEVALQKVQGGFIEKVSIVDINGTATYQIIIKKQTETVDVRVHTITGEIISTTSVNNTIQQKESSQQQDDDHQEESDDDQDDDDEG from the coding sequence ATGAAAAAGAAATGGAAAATTGCATTGTTAGTTTGCTTCACGGTTGTAAGTGTAGCGTTTGTATCACAACGTATTGTTTCTAAGCAAGGAGAAACAATATTATCTGAGAAGCAAATTCAAAGTATTGTTTCTGAACAGTATCCTGGAAAAATTAAAAGTATGAAATTAATAAATAAAGAGGAACAAGATTTTTATAAGGTAAATCTTCTAAATGAACAAGGCTCATATGAAATAATAGTAGATGCCAAAAATGGAGAGGTAAAACGCGCAAAAGAAAAATCATTAAAAAGTAATACAATAACGAAAGAGAAAGCGGAAGAAATGGCGCTACAGAAAGTACAAGGTGAAATTAAATATACTATATTAGAAAAGAGAAATGAGATAGAAGTGTTCGTAATTACGGTAGAAACAAATGATAAGCAAAGTAAGGTAGTTGAGATTGAAAAAACAACTGGTCAAATTCAATTGTTAGAGAAACCGATGACAAAAGTTACAGAAGAGCAGGCAAAAGACATTGCAGTGCAGCAAGTGCCAGGGAATGAAAAGGGAATTAGGCTTGAGCAAAAAAATGAAAAAAATATATATGTAATAGAAATAGAGAAAAATGCAAATGAGAATGTAATAGTAGAAATTGAAGAAACTACAGGCGCTTTTATTGGTACTTCACAAATACAAAAAGTTATAACAGAAGAGCAGGCGAAAGAAGTTGCGTTACAAAAAGTACAAGGTGGATTTATTGAGAAGGTAAGTATAGTTGATATAAATGGTACGGCTACCTATCAAATTATAATAAAAAAACAAACAGAAACGGTTGATGTAAGGGTACATACAATAACAGGAGAAATTATATCAACTACATCAGTAAATAACACTATTCAGCAAAAGGAGTCATCGCAACAACAAGATGACGATCATCAAGAAGAAAGCGACGATGATCAAGATGATGATGACGAAGGATAA
- a CDS encoding alpha/beta fold hydrolase, with amino-acid sequence MADLIETGKYMNIRGKKLYVETHGDPKNKPVLYLHGGPGESCYDFSFHQAERLKDSLYVIMIDQRGVCRSEEITEDEAFGLNDLIEDCEELKKVLQIKKWSIIGHSFGGYLALLYASIYPGSIKKIIFEGPTFDFALTSRALLQKTGHLLKKYGKEEVAEESLAYSSSNASSEELLEAYIRLSDELEEKRMEIYNYKEDGTDESLYSDEEWEVFSNRSKIHFDRLKLEGACHTSLLSKIKDVQNPMLLIVGKHDVVTCEKQIEIFNKDARNGKYIVFEESGHSPHYEEADRFAETVIHFLK; translated from the coding sequence ATGGCCGATTTGATAGAAACAGGGAAATACATGAATATTAGAGGGAAAAAGCTATACGTTGAAACGCATGGAGATCCTAAAAATAAACCAGTTCTATACTTGCATGGTGGACCGGGAGAAAGTTGCTATGATTTTTCATTTCATCAAGCGGAACGTTTAAAAGATTCTTTATATGTAATTATGATAGATCAAAGAGGTGTTTGTCGCTCAGAAGAAATTACTGAAGACGAAGCTTTTGGATTAAATGATTTGATTGAAGACTGTGAGGAATTAAAAAAAGTATTACAAATTAAGAAGTGGTCTATAATTGGACACTCTTTCGGTGGATATTTAGCATTGCTATATGCGTCGATATATCCAGGTTCAATAAAGAAAATAATATTTGAAGGACCAACTTTTGATTTTGCATTAACAAGCAGGGCTTTGTTGCAAAAGACAGGGCATTTATTAAAAAAGTATGGAAAAGAAGAAGTAGCAGAAGAATCTCTTGCTTATTCATCTAGCAATGCGAGTTCAGAAGAGTTGCTAGAAGCTTATATAAGACTAAGTGATGAACTAGAAGAAAAAAGAATGGAGATTTACAATTATAAGGAAGATGGGACAGATGAGAGTTTATATAGTGATGAAGAGTGGGAAGTATTTTCAAATCGCTCCAAGATCCATTTTGATAGATTAAAATTAGAGGGAGCATGTCATACGTCATTATTATCTAAAATAAAAGATGTACAGAATCCAATGTTATTAATAGTAGGAAAACATGATGTAGTAACGTGTGAAAAACAAATTGAAATATTTAATAAAGATGCTCGAAACGGCAAGTATATCGTATTTGAAGAGAGCGGTCATTCACCTCATTATGAGGAAGCAGATAGATTCGCAGAAACAGTCATACATTTTTTAAAATGA
- a CDS encoding glycerate kinase, which produces MRILVVPSGFKESLGAKEAADVMKEGILKVMPLATVETLPMVDGGEGFTEAIINITGGKMYEVQVTGPVGDEIQSYFGVFETRNGERTAVIEMAAAAGLRLVPRDLRDPRKTTTHGVGQLIELALNKGVDRILIGCGDSGTSDGGAGMAEALGVKFLNEDEKEIQIQGGTSLLQVSKIDTSQVDPRLRHVQIDVACNWFNQLCGEHGVARVFGPQKGANEAQVIELEKALERYASIIKKDIGIDVHHTPGSGASGGLGAGLQALIGATLHPRYDIIMKYMDLNKLLLKCDLVFTAEGSIDFQTPREKIPAEVAKCAKRYGLPVIALVGTVGKGARINYDYGIDAYTSILPMPSSLENAFSNAEKWLRDCTESTMRTVLVGYQIASRLNKSGYVS; this is translated from the coding sequence ATGCGTATTTTAGTTGTACCATCAGGGTTTAAAGAAAGTTTAGGGGCGAAGGAAGCTGCCGATGTAATGAAAGAGGGGATTTTAAAAGTTATGCCACTTGCTACTGTAGAGACTTTACCGATGGTTGATGGCGGGGAAGGGTTTACAGAGGCAATTATAAATATTACTGGTGGGAAAATGTATGAAGTACAAGTAACGGGACCTGTTGGAGATGAGATACAATCTTATTTTGGTGTTTTTGAAACAAGAAACGGTGAGCGTACAGCTGTTATTGAAATGGCTGCGGCAGCTGGGTTACGCCTTGTACCGAGAGATTTACGTGATCCAAGGAAAACGACTACTCACGGTGTTGGACAGTTAATAGAATTAGCTTTAAACAAAGGAGTAGATCGTATATTAATAGGATGTGGTGATTCAGGTACGTCTGATGGAGGTGCTGGTATGGCTGAAGCGTTAGGTGTAAAGTTTTTAAATGAAGATGAAAAGGAAATACAAATTCAAGGTGGCACCTCTTTATTACAAGTTTCAAAAATAGATACGTCACAAGTAGATCCTAGATTAAGACATGTCCAAATCGATGTTGCTTGTAATTGGTTTAATCAATTATGCGGTGAGCATGGAGTAGCTAGAGTGTTTGGTCCGCAAAAGGGTGCTAACGAAGCACAAGTAATAGAACTAGAAAAAGCATTGGAACGCTATGCTTCTATTATAAAAAAAGATATAGGGATAGATGTACATCATACACCAGGAAGTGGTGCATCTGGCGGTCTTGGTGCTGGACTGCAAGCTTTAATTGGGGCAACGCTTCATCCGAGATACGACATTATTATGAAGTATATGGATTTAAATAAATTATTGTTAAAGTGTGATCTTGTATTTACCGCGGAAGGAAGTATAGATTTTCAAACACCACGTGAGAAAATTCCAGCTGAGGTGGCTAAATGTGCAAAAAGATATGGATTACCAGTAATAGCGTTAGTAGGGACAGTTGGTAAAGGGGCACGTATTAATTACGATTACGGAATTGATGCATATACAAGCATATTACCAATGCCATCTTCATTAGAAAATGCATTTTCTAATGCGGAGAAATGGCTTCGTGATTGTACAGAGAGTACGATGCGTACAGTTTTAGTTGGCTATCAAATCGCTTCTCGTTTAAATAAAAGTGGGTACGTATCATGA
- a CDS encoding sodium-dependent transporter — protein sequence MKQTEQWTSKLGFIMAAAGSAIGLGAIWKFPYIAGKSGGGAFFLIFILFTVLIGLPLLIAEFMIGRSTQKQAVDAFKSIAPNTGWHWIGRLGVGTCFILLSFYSVVGGWVFIYLFRGVTGQLITPGQNYGALFTETIGNPAWAILGHFAFMFITIWVVSKGVQNGIEKASKYMLPALFVLFVALIVRSLTLDNAMQGVKFFLQPDFSKITSESILFAMGQSFFAISIGISIMVTYSSYLNKKESLPKSAITIVGLNLFVSLFAGLAIFPAVFSLGMEPTEGPGLLFIVLPSVFSQIPFGGFFLTVFLALFTFATLTSAFSLLETVVSALANGEQERRTKLSWMIGFCIFLVGIPSALSFGVWSDITIFGKNIFDAVDFLSSNILMPLGALFISIFVSFKMEKKVLEADFFVGGNYGKKVFTCWAFLLRFVAPLAIIIVFLNVIGVI from the coding sequence ATGAAACAAACGGAGCAATGGACTTCGAAATTAGGTTTTATAATGGCTGCAGCAGGATCAGCAATTGGACTAGGTGCAATATGGAAGTTTCCTTATATCGCCGGGAAGAGCGGGGGAGGGGCATTCTTTTTAATCTTTATATTATTTACTGTATTAATTGGATTACCACTACTTATAGCTGAATTTATGATTGGACGTAGCACGCAGAAACAAGCAGTTGACGCATTTAAAAGTATTGCACCAAATACAGGGTGGCACTGGATTGGACGCCTTGGCGTAGGAACGTGTTTTATATTACTTTCGTTTTATAGTGTTGTAGGTGGATGGGTATTCATTTATTTATTCAGAGGAGTAACTGGACAACTTATTACTCCAGGACAAAATTACGGTGCGTTGTTTACTGAAACAATTGGAAATCCCGCTTGGGCTATTTTGGGACATTTCGCTTTTATGTTCATTACGATTTGGGTTGTATCAAAAGGTGTACAAAACGGAATTGAAAAAGCAAGTAAATATATGTTACCAGCGTTGTTCGTTTTATTTGTGGCTCTTATTGTTCGTTCATTAACACTTGATAATGCGATGCAGGGTGTGAAGTTTTTCTTGCAACCAGATTTTTCAAAGATTACTTCAGAAAGTATTTTGTTCGCAATGGGCCAATCATTCTTTGCGATTAGTATCGGGATTTCTATTATGGTTACGTATAGTTCCTATTTAAATAAAAAAGAAAGTTTACCAAAATCAGCAATAACAATTGTTGGATTGAATTTATTTGTTTCATTATTTGCGGGTCTTGCTATTTTTCCGGCCGTATTTTCATTAGGAATGGAGCCGACAGAAGGGCCTGGATTATTATTTATCGTATTACCATCAGTATTTAGTCAAATTCCATTTGGTGGTTTTTTCTTAACAGTATTTCTTGCACTATTTACATTTGCGACATTAACATCGGCATTTTCTTTACTAGAGACAGTTGTTTCAGCATTAGCAAATGGAGAACAAGAAAGAAGAACAAAGTTATCATGGATGATCGGTTTCTGCATTTTCTTAGTAGGTATACCATCAGCTTTATCATTTGGAGTATGGAGTGATATTACGATTTTCGGAAAGAATATTTTTGATGCTGTAGACTTCTTATCTAGTAATATATTAATGCCACTTGGTGCACTATTCATTAGTATTTTTGTTTCATTCAAAATGGAAAAGAAGGTGCTAGAAGCAGATTTTTTTGTAGGTGGTAATTATGGAAAGAAAGTATTTACTTGTTGGGCGTTTTTACTTCGATTTGTAGCGCCGCTCGCAATAATTATCGTCTTTTTAAATGTAATAGGGGTTATTTAA
- a CDS encoding sensor histidine kinase, with translation MKIKNKIYLFSTVWLLLILLIINSSIYFLFYKVTTNGELERLKREAIHIIDGMNADSAKKVDAISLLQPYLPSNGMIRIINENSKVMIRQEVDSTKPIPALNTKFERKESAGIYEKNEGKFAYIKIPIIWNDGKIVSLEMTERLDSLQENLNMLKNVLVIASLLVLIPSFFAGRMLSKFILKPVNSLIQTMEHIQVRGIFKKIPLENKSKDELHKMGSTFNKMIDLLHQNFEKQQQFVSDASHELRTPLTVIESYAKLLKRWGMKKQDVLEESVEAIYSEAVRMKGMTNQMLLLANSSADWSLETNESDLVRLCQVTAEQLEKTYARNFRVITDEEKIVVNIDEQKIKQVLVVLLDNAMKYSKDSIDIIVGIQKEKVFFSIQDYGMGIPKEDIQKVFDRFFRVDKARSRETGGTGLGLSIAKQIIDAHEGDIQLESEEGKWTKVTVNLPHFS, from the coding sequence ATGAAAATTAAAAATAAAATATATTTATTCTCTACAGTATGGTTACTACTTATTTTATTAATTATTAATAGTTCAATATATTTTTTGTTTTATAAAGTGACTACGAACGGAGAGTTAGAACGATTGAAACGTGAGGCAATACATATCATTGATGGAATGAACGCGGATTCAGCAAAGAAAGTAGATGCAATAAGTCTATTGCAACCATACTTACCTTCAAATGGTATGATTAGAATTATTAATGAAAATTCAAAGGTAATGATTAGGCAAGAAGTGGATAGTACAAAACCAATTCCAGCATTAAATACGAAATTTGAAAGAAAAGAGTCAGCTGGAATTTATGAGAAGAACGAGGGTAAATTTGCCTATATAAAAATACCAATCATTTGGAATGATGGGAAAATCGTTTCGTTAGAAATGACAGAACGTTTAGATAGTTTGCAAGAGAATTTAAATATGTTAAAAAATGTATTAGTTATTGCATCACTTCTCGTTTTAATTCCGTCTTTTTTTGCAGGAAGAATGTTAAGTAAGTTTATTTTAAAACCTGTAAATTCTTTAATACAAACTATGGAGCATATACAAGTTAGAGGGATATTCAAAAAAATACCGCTTGAGAACAAGTCAAAAGATGAACTGCACAAAATGGGATCGACATTTAATAAAATGATTGATTTATTACATCAGAACTTTGAAAAGCAGCAACAGTTCGTTTCAGATGCTTCGCATGAATTAAGAACACCGTTAACAGTTATTGAAAGTTATGCGAAATTATTAAAAAGATGGGGAATGAAAAAACAAGATGTTTTGGAAGAATCTGTAGAAGCGATTTATTCAGAGGCAGTAAGAATGAAAGGTATGACGAATCAAATGTTGCTTCTTGCAAATAGTAGTGCTGATTGGAGTTTGGAGACTAACGAATCAGATTTAGTCCGATTATGTCAGGTGACTGCTGAGCAGTTAGAAAAAACATATGCTCGGAATTTTCGTGTTATAACAGATGAAGAAAAAATTGTTGTAAATATTGACGAACAAAAAATAAAACAAGTATTAGTAGTTTTATTAGATAATGCAATGAAATACAGTAAAGATTCTATAGATATTATAGTAGGAATACAAAAAGAAAAAGTCTTTTTTTCTATTCAAGATTACGGTATGGGAATTCCTAAAGAAGATATACAGAAAGTATTTGACCGTTTCTTTCGAGTTGATAAAGCGAGGAGTAGGGAAACAGGGGGGACTGGTTTAGGTTTATCGATTGCCAAACAAATTATTGATGCTCATGAAGGAGATATACAACTTGAAAGTGAAGAAGGAAAATGGACGAAAGTTACAGTAAATTTACCTCATTTTTCATAA
- a CDS encoding response regulator transcription factor — MGERILIVEDEEKIARVVQLELEFEGYESEIAKTGTEAMEKFGNGNWDLILLDVMLPNISGLEVLRRIRLKNAVIPIILLTARDSVVDKVSGLDQGASDYITKPFQIEELLARIRACLRISNVVKEEENSSYQIADLYLDEKTREVKRGNSLIDLTPREFDLLLFLMKHENQVLNREQIVTNVWGFDYYGDTNVVDVYIRYLRKKVDCNVDVPLIHTVRGVGYVLKV, encoded by the coding sequence ATGGGAGAAAGAATTTTAATCGTTGAGGATGAAGAAAAAATTGCTCGTGTCGTGCAGTTAGAATTAGAATTTGAAGGATATGAAAGTGAAATTGCAAAAACAGGTACAGAGGCAATGGAAAAGTTCGGAAATGGTAATTGGGATTTAATATTACTTGATGTAATGCTTCCAAATATAAGTGGGTTAGAAGTTCTTCGAAGAATACGTTTGAAAAATGCTGTAATACCTATTATTTTATTAACTGCTCGTGATTCAGTTGTTGACAAGGTTAGTGGTTTAGATCAAGGAGCAAGTGACTATATCACAAAGCCTTTTCAAATAGAAGAATTATTAGCGAGAATTCGTGCTTGTTTAAGAATTTCAAATGTAGTAAAAGAAGAGGAAAATAGTAGTTATCAAATTGCAGATTTATATTTAGATGAGAAAACGAGAGAAGTGAAAAGAGGGAATAGTCTAATCGACTTAACACCACGTGAGTTTGATTTATTACTATTTTTAATGAAGCATGAAAATCAAGTGTTAAACCGTGAGCAAATTGTAACGAATGTTTGGGGATTTGATTATTATGGCGATACAAATGTTGTTGACGTATATATTCGATATTTGCGCAAAAAAGTAGATTGTAATGTGGACGTACCACTTATTCACACTGTTAGAGGTGTTGGGTATGTCTTAAAGGTGTAA
- a CDS encoding SLC13 family permease, giving the protein MIEKNVVELHVDNNDTPKVKSSWVLPVALILIVEIVLLLPSSLTMEAKWSLFGFCSAIILWTTTTINSAYIALGSVLFLIISGTAKQDLLFDSLASDVIWLMIGSFILGRALQITGLAEKMTYFVVNRARNISGLCWILTMIIQILAFFIPSTSGRAAVVLPVFQAICKEIGSRRIAKALAILMPTVILVSTSSTIIGAGSHLIALDMLNEFNNKNITFVEWLIWGLPFGIIMSFISCRVILVLFLDKEEVKTKLQQKKVKFELSRNEKYTISILIAMVAFWLTEWLHGLEIATVTIIGVFLLTLPKLGVMQWKESLKGVSWNLILFVGAAIALGKSLMESGAAQWIMQNLFLVTELINKQSIFIVLLVIVILSVTSHLYITSHTTRAVIFIPPLLYFASSLQLNEVAVLFLGIVGMNYCLTFPVSSKALLLFQESDRETFQPQDLLKLSSYLSVIYIFVMVIFYYAYWQWVGLSL; this is encoded by the coding sequence ATGATTGAAAAAAATGTAGTGGAATTACATGTGGATAATAATGATACTCCGAAAGTTAAGTCATCCTGGGTTCTGCCCGTAGCGCTTATATTAATTGTAGAAATAGTTCTTTTGCTTCCATCATCATTAACGATGGAAGCAAAATGGAGTTTGTTTGGATTTTGTTCTGCAATTATATTATGGACAACAACAACGATAAATTCGGCCTATATTGCACTCGGTTCTGTATTATTTCTAATTATTTCAGGAACAGCAAAGCAAGATCTTTTATTTGATTCGCTAGCTTCGGATGTCATTTGGCTTATGATTGGTTCGTTTATTTTAGGAAGAGCACTTCAAATTACCGGTCTAGCTGAAAAAATGACGTACTTTGTTGTGAATCGTGCTCGTAATATATCAGGATTATGCTGGATTTTAACAATGATTATTCAAATACTTGCCTTTTTTATTCCATCTACATCGGGACGCGCAGCAGTTGTATTACCTGTTTTTCAAGCTATATGTAAAGAAATTGGAAGTAGAAGAATTGCGAAAGCATTAGCAATTTTAATGCCTACTGTGATTTTAGTTTCAACAAGTTCTACAATTATTGGGGCAGGCTCACATTTAATCGCTCTAGATATGTTAAATGAATTTAATAATAAAAACATTACATTTGTAGAGTGGTTAATATGGGGATTACCATTTGGAATTATAATGAGCTTTATAAGTTGTCGCGTAATATTAGTACTATTTTTAGACAAAGAGGAAGTAAAAACGAAACTGCAACAGAAAAAAGTTAAGTTTGAATTATCACGAAATGAAAAGTATACAATAAGCATTTTAATAGCGATGGTAGCATTTTGGCTAACGGAATGGTTACACGGTTTGGAAATTGCAACTGTAACTATAATAGGAGTATTTTTATTAACTTTACCAAAACTCGGTGTGATGCAGTGGAAAGAAAGTTTAAAAGGTGTCTCTTGGAATTTAATTTTATTTGTTGGAGCGGCAATTGCATTAGGGAAATCATTAATGGAAAGCGGTGCAGCGCAATGGATTATGCAGAATTTATTTTTAGTAACAGAATTAATTAATAAGCAATCCATTTTCATCGTGTTACTCGTAATTGTTATCCTTTCAGTTACATCACATTTATATATTACATCTCACACTACGAGAGCAGTAATTTTTATTCCACCACTACTATACTTTGCAAGTAGTCTGCAATTAAATGAAGTAGCTGTCTTATTTTTAGGTATTGTTGGAATGAATTATTGTTTAACCTTTCCGGTCAGTTCTAAAGCACTACTATTATTTCAAGAAAGTGATAGAGAAACTTTTCAACCGCAAGATTTATTAAAATTAAGTAGTTATTTAAGTGTTATTTATATATTTGTAATGGTCATATTTTACTATGCATATTGGCAATGGGTTGGATTATCTCTTTAA
- a CDS encoding lipid II flippase Amj family protein: MAITLIFIMAFTIVIHAVETSSYSIRLAGVRLKKIAVALSVVGIVLLISRTSNLLQAFLLGGIVDEAKLDSSIDLENIMRLVLLSASVGTLLAIILYPTLTKLFGYVIQNFETDGSFIRMMKTNNIQKLKYTKKYVRFPKFEMIHRLRIGGIPKRIMVINMFSTAIYTAGVLSALYASFLIPAFATKATTASGLINGFATILLTVLLDPRIALLTECALQSEEGAEAMSKMYAWLMISRLFGTLLAQLLFIPGAYWIKWIIKLMN; this comes from the coding sequence ATGGCAATTACGTTAATTTTTATAATGGCTTTCACAATTGTAATCCACGCAGTTGAAACAAGCTCTTATAGTATTCGCTTAGCAGGCGTTCGTTTAAAGAAGATTGCTGTTGCATTATCTGTCGTAGGAATCGTGTTACTCATTTCAAGAACGTCAAACTTACTACAAGCCTTTTTACTTGGCGGGATTGTCGATGAAGCAAAACTAGATTCTTCTATTGATTTAGAGAATATTATGCGACTCGTTCTATTATCGGCTTCTGTTGGTACGTTGCTTGCGATTATACTATATCCAACTTTGACAAAACTATTTGGATATGTCATTCAAAATTTTGAAACAGATGGTTCATTCATTCGAATGATGAAGACGAATAACATTCAAAAATTAAAGTACACAAAAAAATATGTACGGTTTCCAAAGTTCGAAATGATTCATAGGCTGCGTATCGGTGGTATTCCAAAACGTATTATGGTTATTAACATGTTTTCTACTGCTATTTATACAGCGGGGGTTCTTTCCGCATTATATGCTTCTTTTTTAATTCCAGCTTTCGCAACAAAAGCCACTACAGCTTCTGGTCTTATTAATGGTTTTGCTACTATTTTATTAACAGTGCTATTAGATCCACGTATTGCTCTTCTAACAGAGTGCGCTCTTCAATCAGAAGAAGGTGCTGAAGCAATGAGTAAAATGTATGCTTGGCTAATGATTTCTAGACTTTTTGGTACATTACTAGCTCAACTGTTATTCATACCAGGTGCTTACTGGATTAAATGGATTATAAAGCTTATGAATTAA
- a CDS encoding PepSY domain-containing protein encodes MKLWIGIVMVLFIAGGTAYGVNAMEYEETRYEEREEKSYESKELSPETAKQIAIEKVNGVVEEIDVERMDDKGVYEIEVETNKGEEEIYINKKNGNIIAEKEFEFIKNEDEDDDKGEDDMEYDDLDD; translated from the coding sequence ATGAAATTATGGATTGGAATCGTAATGGTGCTTTTCATTGCTGGAGGGACAGCATATGGTGTGAATGCAATGGAATATGAAGAAACGCGATATGAAGAGAGAGAAGAAAAAAGTTACGAAAGTAAAGAGCTTAGTCCAGAAACAGCTAAACAAATTGCAATTGAAAAGGTAAATGGAGTTGTAGAGGAAATTGATGTAGAACGTATGGACGATAAGGGTGTATATGAAATAGAGGTAGAAACAAACAAAGGTGAGGAAGAAATATATATTAACAAGAAAAACGGGAATATTATAGCGGAAAAGGAATTTGAATTTATTAAAAATGAAGATGAAGATGATGACAAAGGTGAAGACGATATGGAGTATGATGATCTAGATGATTAA